A region of Notolabrus celidotus isolate fNotCel1 chromosome 4, fNotCel1.pri, whole genome shotgun sequence DNA encodes the following proteins:
- the dnajc9 gene encoding dnaJ homolog subfamily C member 9, producing the protein MGLLERCQELFKTENLYEVLGINKEATEADIRKSYYKVSLKVHPDRAPEDPQATEKFQVLGKLYAVLSDKEQRAVYDEQGVVDEESDVLSQDRCWEDYWRLLFPKITVQDILEFEKKYKGSDEEREDLIKLYVQHQGDMDAITASALCCSQEDEPRLAGIIQAAIESEEVTAFPAFTQEKDKKKRARRKRADREREEAEEMQKEMGLGDEDDSLVMMLKQRQQSREKNFNSFLSDLEAKYSKKSDKPQKGKRGKK; encoded by the exons ATGGGTTTGCTCGAGCGGTGTCAGGAGCTCTTCAAGACCGAAAACCTGTACGAGGTGCTGGGCATCAACAAAGAGGCAACCGAGGCAGACATCCGGAAGAGCTACTACAAAGTGTCCCTCAAAGTCCACCCTGACCGGGCTCCTGAAGACCCGCAGGCCACGGAGAAATTCCAG GTGTTGGGAAAACTGTATGCGGTGCTCAGCGATAAGGAGCAGAGAGCTGTGTATGATGAGCAGGGGGTGGTGGATGAGGAGTCTGACGTCTTGAGTCAAGATCGCTGCTGGGAGGACTACTGGAGACTGCTGTTCCCTAAG ATCACAGTGCAGGACATCCTCGAGTTCGAGAAGAAGTACAAAGGCTCGGATGAGGAGCGGGAGGATTTGATCAAGCTGTATGTGCAGCACCAGGGAGACATGGATGCCATAACAGCCTCGGCTCTGTGCTGCTCCCAGGAAGACGAGCCCAGGCTCGCCGGCATCATCCAGGCGGCCATCGAGAGCGAAGAAGTCACAGCGTTCCCGGCGTTTACTCAGGAGAAGGACAAGAAGAAGAGGGCTCGCAGGAAGAGG GCTGATCGAGAGcgagaagaagcagaagaaatgCAGAAGGAGATGGGGCTCGGAGATGAAGATGACAGTCTTGTGATGATGCTTAAG caAAGACAACAGTCAAGAGAGAAGAATTTTAACAGTTTCCTGTCTGATCTTGAGGCGAAATACTCAAAGAAGAGTGATAAACCCCAAAAAGGGAAAAGAGGTAAAAAGTAA
- the ndnfl gene encoding protein NDNF, with amino-acid sequence MALTSLSWCLGAALVLLWPQTHSALAPENEVPLRPTTWLPEGKITVITLPKGRTRRLYFTLKKKAPGMSVTVSPCDLPIEWSLAARTLKDKPLKSLQWSTKKSVPEVWWRGPGTEEKIHSYTGNAVDTYKGSSYPQTSVYILRLCSKQKNSRATVFLHEGLGPPGAFPLLPADPRVHTLGVGMTSVTLSWASSASITSLPPTQKSYEYCVLANSQQSYPSVCAARQSVRKEKDDKEEKKERRRRVTAWPILKEWWWQQWDSETQSAPSSLVDEFADLQCSCQGTESVCTVSDLLPETQYYFDVFVIDRLNGTSSAYKGTYARTHEEARPAITTLRDGELRWVTFQDRGFRSEQFFSFRPRGLQQSGLLTLQSCGKGEKVKVTVSSKGQVLTTKAVVGDLEHIWLQGSPSYLIHLEREGTTTEPALPGGLTASVKLQTSSAYHRRGVPSLPSTLQIKSFNQLRGCNSVTLAWMGTEERSLYCVYRRKLGSSDAETGALTAPCLGPESRSDTERVLCKYFQELNPRRAVTTAVIGGLEPGMAYVFDVYLMRRWGIPIKYASKMVKTRKEC; translated from the exons GCTGTACTTCACGCTGAAGAAGAAGGCTCCGGGGATGTCAGTGACAGTCAGCCCCTGTGACCTCCCCATTGAGTGGAGTCTGGCTGCGCGCACCCTGAAGGACAAACCCCTGAAGAGCCTGCAGT GGAGTACCAAAAAGAGTGTGCCTGAGGTTTGGTGGCGAGGTCCTGGTACAGAGGAGAAAATTCACAGCTACACAGGCAATGCAGTGGACACCTACAAAGGTTCTTCCTACCCTCAAACTTCTGTGTACATCCTGAGGCTTTGCTCCAAACAGAAGAACAGCAGAGCCACCGTGTTCCTCCATGAAGGCCTGGGACCTCCAGGCGCCTTCCCTCTGCTCCCAGCTGACCCTCGAGTTCACACGCTGGGTGTCGGCATGACCAGCGTCACCCTCAGCTGGGCGTCCAGTGCCTCCATCACCAGCCTCCCACCCACACAGAAAAGTTACGAATACTGTGTCCTCGCCAACTCTCAGCAAAGCTACCCCAGTGTCTGTGCTGCACGACAGAGCGTGAGGAAAGAGAAGGATGataaggaggagaagaaggagaggaggaggagggtgacagCTTGGCCGATTTTGAAGGAGTGGTGGTGGCAGCAGTGGGACTCTGAAACCCAGAGTGCACCATCCTCCCTCGTTGATGAGTTTGCTGATCTGCAGTGTTCTTGTCAGGGGACGGAGAGCGTCTGCACTGTCTCTGATCTCCTCCCAGAAACCCAGTATTACTTTGATGTCTTTGTGATTGACAGGCTGAATGGGACCAGTTCAGCCTACAAGGGGACGTATGCTCGGACACACGAGGAGGCCCGCCCAGCGATCACCACCCTGAGAGACGGGGAGCTGAGGTGGGTGACCTTCCAAGACAGGGGCTTCCGCTCAGAGCAGTTCTTCAGTTTCCGTCCTCGGGGTTTGCAGCAGAGTGGCCTCCTTACCCTGCAGAGCTGCGGCAAAGGTGAAAAAGTCAAAGTGACTGTTTCGAGTAAAGGCCAGGTTCTTACAACAAAGGCTGTGGTTGGAGACTTGGAGCACATTTGGCTCCAGGGAAGTCCTTCCTATCTAATCCACCTGGAGAGAGAAGGAACTACAACAGAGCCAGCTCTACCTGGAGGTCTGACGGCTTCAGTTAAACTGCAGACCTCCTCAGCCTACCACCGCAGAGGGGTCCCATCTCTGCCCTCCACCCTGCAGATAAAGTCCTTTAACCAGTTACGAGGTTGCAACAGTGTCACCCTGGCCTGGATGGGCACGGAGGAAAGAAGCTTGTACTGCGTGTACCGAAGAAAGCTAGGGAGCAGCGATGCAGAGACTGGGGCTCTGACTGCACCCTGTCTGGGGCCAGAGTCCCGCTCTGACACCGAGAGAGTTCTCTGCAAGTATTTCCAGGAGTTGAATCCTCGGAGGGCCGTCACTACAGCTGTGATCGGGGGCCTGGAGCCAGGGATGGCCTACGTGTTTGATGTCTATCTAATGAGACGCTGGGGGATCCCTATAAAGTACGCCAGCAAGATGGTGAAGACCAGAAAGGAGTGCTGA